The genomic region GTTGCCCATCGGGATCGAGCTGTTCGGGGAAACGCTCGTGAATCATATCATAAACAGTAATAATAATGGGGCATTGATAAGCGCTAAATGCTTTTTGCGTTAGTAAGGAATAGTAAGTTGGATGAATTAAATCCGGCTGGCTGAGAAACGTTTTACTCCTAAAATAATACTGCTCCAAAAAGCTTAAAACTCGATTGGGACGCAAACCAAATTTATAATAACAATGAATTTTTAAGTCCCGGCGACGTGGATAATTAACATTATTCAGATGGCTGGTTGTTAGGATGGGTTGAAAAGACTCTGGGAGACGATTGATAATATTTTCAAAATAGCGATTTACGCCGCCTGCTGCTTGAAATTTATAAATCGTTCCATCGTAAAGAATTTTCATTTAAACTGTATTTTAGGTTAGATTCTGTAGGGTGAGTTAGGTGGAAATTCGATAAATCTCTCCATTCTTAACTTTTCTCTTCGCCGTAACCCACCGAACCTAATTTTCCTGATTGCTAGATATAAAAAAGGGCGCAAGCATTGCGCCTCTACTATTTTAAATTATTCTGGTTGTGCTTTTTCAGTTATCAGTCAAATTGGTCTAACTTTAAAGACCGACAGGAAATCGAGAAATAGCCGTTTCCAACTAATCCGATTTAACCCAGTCGGTAGGGATTCAGTCCTCAATCCGCTCCATCCGTTCTTCCAGTTTCCAACTAATCCGATTTAACCCAGTCGGTAGGGATTCCTGCTCAATATTCAGGAGAATCAAGATGAAAAAAGTTTCCAACTAATCCGATTTAACCCAGTCGGTAGGGTCTCAGAATATGGGAAGAAGTTACGTATGGACTTTGTAAATCGTTTCCAACTAATCCGATTTAACCCAGTCGGTAGGGCCAGGAAGAGGCGGATAGCTGCTTCTAGGTTTAAGGTTTCCAACTAATCCGATTTAACCCAGTCGGTAGGGAGTTCGTCTGACAGCCCAGACCCAGTAAGGGTTTCAGCCGCCGAATCGACGCACCTCTTCAAATTATAGTCTACGACTCCAAAAATTGCCAATTTTACCCCCTTCAAATCCAGTCTGTGCAAGGCATCGACGCACCTCAACGAAAGAATGCGGGTTTCGGGGATTTGGCGAGTTGCGTCGATTAGTACACCTTGAAAATACAAAAACCACTCAAGCCTATAGTATAAAAGGATTTCAGCCACTTTTTCGTTAACCCCCCAACCGAAAAACCCCCATCGACGCACCCCTTTGGAAAGTGGGAGACAAGGCGACGCGGTAACGCAGTGAGAATTATTCGCACTCTCAAATTCATACAACCCAATCGCTAAAAACCAGAGAGGACAAGGGTTTAAAGTATTTTCCTCGGTTGCACCTTCAGACAATTAATCAACGCACTCCCATAAAGGAAACCCCCTATTCCGAACGTCATTCCGCGAAATTATGACTGAGAATCTTGGTTTTGGTGGGTTACGGCGAATCAGAAAGTGAACAAAGTGGTATCTATCGAATTGTGGTATATAGCACTACAAAGTTAAGAATACACAATCTCACAAGCCATAACCTATAGCTGGTGGGCGTTGCCCACCCTACGCGATGTCCTAACGTTTGTGCGTAGTGCTATAACCAAACCTACGGAGAGGAATTAGCTTTTAGAGGGAGAATTACTTTTGCAAAATCAACCCACAAACGCCAACATCAATCAACATTTCTATGCTCTCAAAAAATCGATAGTCTCGTGCGATGTAGTAAGGGTCTTTAATCGTTTCATCTATTCCGAATGCAAGCCACCGTTGAATATATTCATCAAAAGAACCGGCTTTATTCTCACCGAAAACTTCAAGAGAAAGGAGTGTAGTATCGAGGGGTTTGAAAATTCGTTCTTGAAGCGCGCGAGTGTCATAAAATCGTTGAAAGAAATACTTTCCTCCTTTTTCCACGCTTCCTAATTTATAGGTGTCTGTATCGCGCCATTCTTCGTCATATTTTTTCTTACAAGGGAGCGTTAAAATCAGCTTTCCACCTGGTTTTAAAACGCGCCACAATTCCCGAACGGCGAGGGTATCGCCATTGTCCGAAATATGCTCGATCGTGCTAATTGAAGTGATAACATCGAAATGATTATCGGGATACGGCAATTGTGTTGCATCGTGAGAGACTAAGTTTACATTACGTTCTGGTAAAAATGTTTGTAAATACAGTTTTGTTTCTTCAAGATCGCGAAGATCGGGATTGAGAATTTCAATTTTGAGATGGGGATATCGTTCGAGAAGGTAGAGAAAAAAGAGCCGAGGAGAGGAAATATCTAAATGATTTTTAACCTTTTCCCAAGAAACGGCATTCAATGTAAAAGGAAATTCAAAATATCGCGTAATGCTGACGGGGTTTGTCAACAAACTTAAAAAGCGTCCCCAATCTCGAAGAGTGAAAAAAGACCAAGCAATTTTCCTGCCAAATCGATCGAATTCTAATCCAGGGAGCTTAACTCCTGCTCTCAGCCTAAACCAGAAAGATAGGGTTACTAACTTAATAGCTTTGAGCAAGAAAATAAGTTGTCCCATGATGCGGTTTATTTTCATGATGCCGCACCCGTTGCAGAGGAAAATTGCCATTCGCAATTGGCAAAAACACAGCCGTAGTCTAAGCCTTCGTAAAGAGAAAACTGCGAACCCATATCTGTAATGATAAACTGACAAACCTCATCGATTGTCTCGATTAATCGCACATTGGGAATATGTAGAGCAATCAGGAAATAATAGCTTC from Lusitaniella coriacea LEGE 07157 harbors:
- a CDS encoding class I SAM-dependent methyltransferase, with product MAIFLCNGCGIMKINRIMGQLIFLLKAIKLVTLSFWFRLRAGVKLPGLEFDRFGRKIAWSFFTLRDWGRFLSLLTNPVSITRYFEFPFTLNAVSWEKVKNHLDISSPRLFFLYLLERYPHLKIEILNPDLRDLEETKLYLQTFLPERNVNLVSHDATQLPYPDNHFDVITSISTIEHISDNGDTLAVRELWRVLKPGGKLILTLPCKKKYDEEWRDTDTYKLGSVEKGGKYFFQRFYDTRALQERIFKPLDTTLLSLEVFGENKAGSFDEYIQRWLAFGIDETIKDPYYIARDYRFFESIEMLIDVGVCGLILQK